In Nocardioides sp. W7, the genomic stretch CAGAGATCACCGGAGGTCACTCCGCGGCTCCCGGCGAACCGGCGCGCCACTCGGCGAGCAGCCGGTCCTGGAGGCCGAACATCTCCGCGTGCTCCTCGGGCTCGGCGTGGTCGTAGCCGAGCAGGTGCAGGATGCCGTGGGTGGTCAGCAGCTCGATCTCGGCGAGGGTGCCGTGTCCGGCCGTCGCGCCCTGCGTGACCGCGATGGCGGGGCAGAGCACCAGGTCACCGAGGACGCCCTCCTCGGGATCCTCGTCGACCAGGCCGGGGCGCAGCTCGTCCATCGGGAAGGCCAGCACGTCGGTCGGGCCCTCCTTCTCCATCCAGTGCTCGTTGAGCTCGGCGATGGTGGCCTCGTCGACCGCCTTGATGCACAGCTCGGCGAGCGGGTGCACCCGCATCCGGTCCATCACGAAGCGGCTCAGCGTCGCGAGGTGCTGCACGTCGAGGTCGTGGCCGGACTCGTCCAGCACCTCGATGCTCACGGCCGACCACCCTGCTGCAGGCGCTCCTGGGCGAGCTCGGTGCGGGCCTCGTGATCGTCGTAGGCGGCGACGATCTTGCCGACCAGGCGGTGCCGGACGACGTCGCTGCTGGTGAGCCGGTTGAACGAGATGTCACCGACCTCGTCGAGGATGCCCTCGACCACGCGCAGCCCGGACTTCTGCCCGCTGGGCAGGTCGGTCTGGGTGACGTCGCCGGTGACGACGATCTTGGAGCCGAACCCGAGCCGGGTCAGGAACATCTTCATCTGCTCGGGCGTGGTGTTCTGCGCCTCGTCGAGGATGATGAAGGAGTCGTTCAGCGAGCGGCCGCGCAGGAAGGCCAGCGGGGCGACCTCGATCGTGCCGGCAGCCATCAGCTTGGGGATCAGCTCGGGGTCGAGCATGTCGTGCAGGGCGTCGTACAGCGGCCGGAGGTAGGGGTCGATCTTCTCCGTGAGGGTGCCGGGCAGGAAGCCCAGCCGCTCCCCCGCCTCAACGGCCGGGCGGCTCAGGATGATCCGGTTGACCTGCTTGGACTGCAGCGCCTGGACGGCCTTCGCCACGGCCAGGTAGGTCTTGCCGGTGCCGGCCGGGCCGATGCCGAAGGTGATCGTGTGCTGGTCGATCGAGTCGACGTACCGCTTCTGGTTGAGCGTCTTGGGACGGATCGAGCGGCCCCGGTTGGAGAGGATGTTGAGGCTCAGCACGTCGGCCGGGCGCTCGGTCGTCTCGGCCCGGAGCATGGTGATGACCCGCTCGACGGTCTCCGAGGTGACCCCCTGGCCGGTGCGGATGATCGCGACCAGCTCGTCGACGAGGCGGTCGGCCAGCGCGACCTCGCCCGGCTCACCCTGCAGCGAGATCCGGTTGCCGCGCACGTGGATCTCGGCGTCGAAGGCGCCCTCGATGATCCCGAGGTGCTCGTCGCCGGGACCGAGGAGACTCACCATGTTGATGCTGTTCGGGACGACCACGGTGTGCCGGGTCGTGGAGCGGGGGGCCTGGGGGTCCCCCTGTTGAGAGCTGTCAGTCATGGATGCCCGGACGGGCGGCCTTCCTACAAGGGTCGGGGAGCGCCCTCCATGCTACGGGAGGGCTGCGACGGCATCGAGCGAGTTCCCGCAGCAGCACGTACGGTGGAGGAATGGTTCCTCCGGAGGAGCGGGTCGGCGAGGCGTGGGACGACGAGGACCATGGCCCGGACGACGACACGCCGCCGGCGTGGTTCGCCGGCCAGCACCTCCCCGAGGACGCCCGGCGGATGGGCCTCAACCACACCGTCCCCGACGGTGCGCTGCTCGACTTCGCCGGCCGGCTCGACTCCACCAAGCCCCTGCACAAGTTCACCGCGTGGGCGATGCTCGTCGTCTTCGGGATGCCGGTGGTCTTCTACGTGCTGCGCCTGCTGCGCGAGCTCGCGGGTTAGTCGTCAGCCAGGCCGACCGGCGCCCTCCTGGTCTCGGAGTCGACCGGGTCGCTCGCTCGACCACCATCGAGGGGTCCGCCGGCGCGTCCTCCTCAGCCGAACGCGACCGACAGCATCCCGAGGCACATCTCGTCGGTGGTGCCGTCGGCCCACACGACGTACTTGTCCTCACGTTGGCTCGCGAACGCCGGCAGCCGGTCGCGCAGCTCCTGGGAGTGCGTGCAGGCGATCCTGACCGTGTCCCCGGCCTCCAGGCGGACCGGGTCGATCGGGCGGGAGCCCTGGTCGTCGAAGTCCCAG encodes the following:
- the ybeY gene encoding rRNA maturation RNase YbeY — its product is MSIEVLDESGHDLDVQHLATLSRFVMDRMRVHPLAELCIKAVDEATIAELNEHWMEKEGPTDVLAFPMDELRPGLVDEDPEEGVLGDLVLCPAIAVTQGATAGHGTLAEIELLTTHGILHLLGYDHAEPEEHAEMFGLQDRLLAEWRAGSPGAAE
- a CDS encoding PhoH family protein, translated to MTDSSQQGDPQAPRSTTRHTVVVPNSINMVSLLGPGDEHLGIIEGAFDAEIHVRGNRISLQGEPGEVALADRLVDELVAIIRTGQGVTSETVERVITMLRAETTERPADVLSLNILSNRGRSIRPKTLNQKRYVDSIDQHTITFGIGPAGTGKTYLAVAKAVQALQSKQVNRIILSRPAVEAGERLGFLPGTLTEKIDPYLRPLYDALHDMLDPELIPKLMAAGTIEVAPLAFLRGRSLNDSFIILDEAQNTTPEQMKMFLTRLGFGSKIVVTGDVTQTDLPSGQKSGLRVVEGILDEVGDISFNRLTSSDVVRHRLVGKIVAAYDDHEARTELAQERLQQGGRP